A genomic region of Phragmites australis chromosome 2, lpPhrAust1.1, whole genome shotgun sequence contains the following coding sequences:
- the LOC133909788 gene encoding glycosyltransferase BC10-like, whose amino-acid sequence MKDTNKPTRMFCSDGKLVYVVHMLLFFSLGFILGITSNDAKFPNFYLPFMPPLPSHAPSALLPLPPTSSPPPPLPPTPSPPPPPLLPAPLPSPQNPQAGLMGFLAPSGVIHNMTDKELFWRASMSPKVHRTPYHRVPKAAFMFLVRGDLPLRPLWEKFFAGHEGLYSIYVHADPSYTGSPPTDSVFYGRMIPSQKTMWGYLNLVEAERRLLANALLDHGNERFVLLSESCIPVYDFPTVYAFLTGSNTSFVDSFFNRGRYNDFFARQCNLTLAQWRKGSQWFEMDRALAIEVVSDDTYFPEFREYCDTHDPCVMDEHYVPTLLSMLGWKRNANRTVTFTDWRKRGFHPRRHGAADVTEELIKEIRGGAGKNCTYNGRPGGICFVFARKFAPDTLDPLLALAPKVMGFGG is encoded by the exons ATGAAAGACACAAACAAGCCCACGCGGATGTTCTGCTCAGACGGGAAACTCGTGTATGTGGTACATatgcttctcttcttctccttgggaTTCATCCTGGGCATAACCTCCAACGACGCCAAGTTTCCGAACTTCTACCTCCCTTTCATGCCACCGTTGCCCTCTCATGCGCCGTCAGCACTTCTGCCGCTGCCGCCTACATCGTCGCCAcctccgccgctgccacctACACCATCGCCACCTCCGCCACCGCTACTGCCTGCACCGTTGCCATCACCTCAGAACCCGCAAGCCGGGTTGATGGGCTTCCTTGCGCCGAGCGGTGTCATTCACAACATGACCGACAAGGAGCTGTTCTGGAGGGCGTCCATGTCGCCGAAGGTCCACCGCACGCCGTACCACCGTGTGCCGAAGGCTGCCTTCATGTTCCTGGTGAGAGGGGACCTACCGCTGCGGCCTCTGTGGGAGAAGTTCTTTGCGGGGCACGAAGGGTTGTATTCCATCTACGTGCACGCCGATCCATCTTACACCGGCTCTCCGCCGACGGACTCCGTGTTCTATGGTCGAATGATCCCAAGCCAG AAAACAATGTGGGGATACTTGAACCTTGTGGAGGCGGAGCGTCGCCTCCTGGCGAACGCGCTCCTGGACCACGGCAATGAGCGCTTCGTGCTGCTGTCCGAGTCGTGCATCCCCGTCTACGACTTCCCCACCGTGTACGCCTTCCTCACCGGCTCCAACACCAGCTTCGTCGACAGCTTTTTCAACCGGGGGCGCTACAACGACTTCTTCGCCCGCCAGTGCAACCTCACCCTCGCGCAGTGGCGCAAGGGCAGCCAGTGGTTCGAGATGGACCGAGCCCTCGCCATCGAGGTAGTCTCCGACGACACTTACTTCCCGGAGTTTCGCGAGTACTGTGACACCCATGATCCCTGCGTCATGGACGAGCATTACGTCCCGACGCTGCTGAGCATGCTGGGGTGGAAGCGCAACGCCAACCGGACGGTCACGTTCACGGACTGGCGGAAGCGGGGTTTTCACCCGCGGAGACACGGCGCGGCGGACGTGACGGAGGAGCTCATCAAGGAGATTAGAGGAGGCGCGGGCAAGAACTGCACCTATAACGGCAGGCCGGGCGGGATCTGCTTCGTGTTCGCGCGCAAGTTCGCGCCGGACACGCTCGACCCGCTGCTCGCCTTGGCTCCCAAGGTTATGGGATTTGGCGGCTGA